From Myotis daubentonii chromosome 15, mMyoDau2.1, whole genome shotgun sequence, one genomic window encodes:
- the LOC132217641 gene encoding protein C19orf12 homolog — MPLRVEEARKPPEKSLSMADVLKLLSCLWELKEVKVTIKHTCQGTLLTATMAMFGGLVGGPAGVAVGSAVGGLLGAWMTSGQFKSVPQILKELPPAEQEKLRSEVTAIVRHLDWKDVKGLSKQVKDSPALQQQLWVPVKDCLRKVEATVQNCG, encoded by the exons ATGCCCCTGAGGGTGGAGGAGGCCAGGAAGCCACCTGAGAAGTCCCTGTCCATGGCGGATGTCCTGAAGCTGCTGAGCTGCCTCTGGGAGCTGAAGGAGGTGAAGGTGACCATCAAGCACACGTGTCAGGGCACCCTGCTCACCGCCACCATGGCAATGTTTGGGGGCCTGGTCGGGGGCCCAGCAGGAGTGGCCGTTG GGAGCGCTGTCGGGGGGCTCCTAGGGGCCTGGATGACCAGCGGGCAGTTTAAGTCGGTCCCTCAGATCCTCAAGGAGCTGCCGCCCGCCGAGCAGGAGAAGCTGCGCAGCGAGGTCACGGCCATCGTCAGGCACCTGGACTGGAAGGATGTCAAGGGGCTGAGCAAGCAGGTCAAGGACAGCCCGGCCCTGCAGCAGCAGCTGTGGGTGCCGGTCAAGGACTGCCTCAGAAAGGTGGAGGCCACCGTGCAGAACTGCGGctag
- the LOC132217640 gene encoding protein C19orf12 homolog: MPLMVEEAMQLLCSLSEARKMKAAVKHAGRGALVTGAVAFVGGLVGGPPGIAVGGAVGGLLGAWMTSGQFKPVPQILMELPPAEQEKLLNQVTAIVRHLEWTDAVQLTMLVMGSEALQERLLALLVGYVTKELQAEVQYGD; this comes from the exons ATGCCCCTGATGGTGGAGGAGGCCATGCAGCTGCTGTGCTCCCTCTCGGAGGCGAGGAAGATGAAGGCGGCCGTCAAGCACGCGGGGCGGGGCGCCCTGGTCACCGGCGCCGTGGCCTTCGTTGGGGGCCTGGTCGGGGGCCCTCCTGGAATAGCCGTTG gggGCGCCGTCGGGGGGCTCCTAGGGGCCTGGATGACCAGCGGGCAGTTTAAGCCGGTCCCTCAGATCCTCATGGAGCTGCCGCCCGCCGAGCAGGAGAAGCTGCTCAACCAGGTCACGGCCATCGTCAGGCACCTGGAGTGGACGGACGCCGTGCAGCTCACCATGCTGGTCATGGGCAGCGAGGCCCTGCAGGAGCGGCTGCTGGCGCTGCTCGTCGGCTACGtcaccaaggagctgcaggcCGAGGTGCAGTACGGAGACTAG